The following coding sequences lie in one Trichoderma breve strain T069 chromosome 1, whole genome shotgun sequence genomic window:
- a CDS encoding SWIRM domain-containing protein, translating into MKHFTSNRRGWLLKERALLVADRQAGAQRFHAILPAKPIAAKPARSQRADRVSKPQHSGHRPIRSGNGLPSSSSVVVRPAAARRPSATPEPSRRIVAPNREDKDFKSLPDYCPPLNSLPNRANSLKVDWKGQPIDLSSDPYHDLLHPDEIILAGNLRLDCATYLTSKRRMFERRLQCLRTGKEFRKTDAQQACKIDVNKASKLWTAFDKVGWLSAEWVRRFL; encoded by the coding sequence ATGAAGCACTTCACCAGCAACCGCCGCGGATGGCTTCTCAAGGAGCGGGCTCTCCTGGTTGCCGATCGTCAGGCCGGAGCCCAACGCTTCCACGCCATCCTCCCGGCCAAGCCAATTGCCGCCAAGCCGGCCCGATCCCAGCGCGCCGACCGAGTGTCCAAGCCACAGCATTCGGGCCACCGACCCATCCGCTCCGGCAACGGCTtgccctcgtcttcgtctgtTGTTGTTCGACCTGCCGCTGCTCGACGCCCCAGCGCTACCCCTGAGCCATCCCGCCGCATTGTCGCCCCCAACCGCGAGGACAAGGATTTCAAGTCTCTTCCAGACTACTGCCCGCCCCTCAACTCTCTTCCCAACAGAGCCAACAGCCTCAAGGTGGACTGGAAGGGTCAGCCAATTGACCTCAGCAGCGACCCTTACCACGACTTGCTTCACCCTGACGAAATCATCCTCGCCGGCAACCTCCGCCTGGACTGCGCCACCTATCTCACCAGCAAGCGACGCATGTTTGAGCGTCGCCTTCAATGCCTCCGGACCGGCAAGGAGTTCCGCAAGACTGACGCTCAGCAAGCCTGCAAGATTGACGTCAACAAGGCTTCCAAGCTCTGGACTGCCTTTGACAAGGTTGGCTGGCTCAGCGCTGAGTGGGTGCGACGCTTCTTGTAA
- a CDS encoding GRIP domain-containing protein — protein sequence MLQRIKGAIDRTIAEEQARQQKALEASSSANRSASTSRRNESGSGKRARPQNAGSDAGFAATNPDPAFFEAAFVIDDSEEPSRAGTPKPAPPEKDAPNGEATGHAEAVENSNANADAKDGASRDGDAHATKPALSQELRQKLRKLDKLESTYPELLRSYRLAHKKAKAVEPFEKALRENTPLASINDPESLVEYLNQLKLKGDMVMDELKRVSSDKEDLQKKNEKYEKKMKDLENELGALKAEKAEKAQKPESNDAAKKESGGDGDFFSYDEEIPQLQAEIAAKNEEIDSLKAERDGLKEELSTLKQDSAGLAEKLEKSALQLSESRESSASQDSLQAQLEARKTEITSLADRLDKSEKQNKELEAQLETEKKQAAAKGQEVEEVLAKSIKQASQLAGELSKATAARTVSKNLIDELSSQVDSLKKERSELQTKTAEVTKKVEELTKKLEESPKQPATPAPVPTEPVSTLAPPTTGGGGNKKKKKKGRGGGGATSPAPPASPSSSVAPGAPSAPDADKGPDTSALEAEITNLKEELASKDKEIERLSKRRKAEDDLREEIETLQENLINIGQDHVEDKQRIKELEVEKAELKTEITALEKKMASAVSENEISENEKEKLQALQKDYDSMKEKFDTAQADIAAANQLAQNRFRDVADLREALQTLQPEIKTLRKDSADLKIAKGELAAKTKELSNLDKRVKDLERDLASARQEISTRVSEVGVLKNRLAIETEDKAKAEEAQRGSAKDYRRAVAEQVELSAKAEKLERALEKAKDDLSKASARVTELEEQAHKLKREKAAAQEETEFKTKQYTTAQGLLSSMRDQQSEMTVQLREQQSQNRSLEEELGEVQHLLQERTREGETMRRLLEDSERQGEAKLREMRNRIETVTAEQERLEAEASSVMRKNVKQTAELKTQVRELEREVKDLRAEKEELEERERTWRRRREELESIELRTETESTELRNTISSLRSALDASELQVRDGEKIKANLRKEYESLQLLHDKLSKELKAAQTKVAAMASGVSVNQSGTSSGVSTSRTSMDSTRTASTTELSDMDYLKTILLQFLQQKDNRLRAQLVPVLGKILKFDKTDEKKWMTAVQHIEVR from the exons AACAAAAGGCGCTTGAAGCCAGCTCGTCCGCGAACCGATCTGCCTCGACGTCGCGAAGAAATGAGAGCGGCTCAGGCAAGCGGGCTCGGCCTCAGAACGCAGGTTCTGATGCTGGATTTGCTGCGACTAACCCCGACCCTGCCTTTTTCGAAGCGGCGTTCGTAATTGACGACAGCGAAGAGCCGAGCCGAGCTGGAACACCAAAGCCTGCGCCTCCTGAGAAGGACGCGCCCAACGGAGAGGCCACTGGGCACGCCGAGGCTGTTGAAAATTCAAACGCCAACGCTGATGCCAAAGATGGTGCCTCAcgcgatggagatgctcaTGCGACCAAGCCCGCGCTGAGTCAAGAACTCCGGCAAAAGCTTCGCAAATTGGACAAGCTCGAGTCTACTTATCCGG AACTCCTGCGTTCGTACCGACTTGCACATAAGAAGGCCAAAGCCGTCGAACCCTTTGAAAAGGCTCTCCGCGAAAACACACCGTTGGCCTCGATTAACGATCCGGAGTCTCTCGTTGAGTATCTCAACCAGCTGAAGCTAAAAGGAGACATGGTCATGGATGAACTTAAGCGAGTCTCCTCAGACAAGGAAGatctgcagaagaagaatgaaaaatacgagaagaagatgaaggaccTGGAAAACGAACTGGGCGCCCTCAAGGCtgaaaaggcagagaaggcCCAGAAGCCAGAATCCAATGATGCGGCAAAGAAAGAGTCTGGTGGAGATGGCGATTTCTTTTCCTACGACGAAGAGATTCCCCAGCTACAGGCTGAGATTGCTGCGAAGAACGAAGAAATTGATTCTCTGAAAGCTGAGCGAGACGGCTTGAAGGAAGAGCTTTCCACTCTCAAGCAAGATAGTGCAGGCTTAGCTGAGAAACTGGAGAAGTCTGCCCTGCAGCTGAGCGAATCCCGTGAATCCTCTGCCTCCCAAGACTCTCTGCAGGCCCAGTTGGAAGCCCGAAAGACGGAAATCACCAGCTTGGCAGACAGACTCGACAAGTCagagaagcagaacaaggagctcgaggcccAACTTgagacagaaaagaagcaagcagCGGCCAAGGGCcaggaggtggaagaagtaCTTGCCAAATCCATCAAACAAGCTAGCCAGTTGGCTGGCGAGCTATCCAAAGCTACGGCTGCCCGAACTGTCTCCAAGAATCTGATTGATGAGCTCAGTTCCCAGGTCGACTCATTGAAAAAGGAGAGGTCCGAGCTTCAGACCAAGACTGCCGAGGTGACCAAAAAGGTCGAAGAGCTgaccaagaagcttgaagaaTCGCCCAAGCAGCCTGCTACCCCTGCTCCTGTCCCTACTGAGCCAGTGTCAACCCTTGCACCGCCTACAACAGGTGGCGGaggaaataagaagaagaagaagaagggccgtggtggcggcggtgccaCCAGTCCCGCACCTCCcgcttctccctcttcttcggtcGCTCCTGGTGCCCCCAGTGCCCCCGACGCCGATAAAGGACCAGATACCTCAGCCCTGGAAGCAGAGATTACCAATCTGAAGGAGGAGCTGGCaagcaaggacaaggaaatCGAGCGGCTGTCTAAGCGGAGAAAGGCTGAAGACGATCTCCGtgaggagattgagacgCTGCAAGAAAACTTGATCAACATTGGCCAGGATCACGTCGAGGATAAGCAGCGAATCAAAGAGCTTGAAGTGGAAAAGGCAGAGTTGAAGACAGAAATTACTGCTTtggagaaaaagatggcCTCCGCCGTATCCGAAAACGAGATCTCCGAAAACGAGAAAGAGAAGTTGCAGGCTCTCCAGAAAGACTATGATTCCATGAAGGAGAAGTTTGATACAGCGCAGGCTGACATTGCCGCTGCGAACCAGCTGGCGCAGAATCGTTTCAGAGATGTGGCTGATCTGCGTGAAGCACTGCAGACGCTTCAGCCTGAGATTAAGACCTTGCGCAAGGATTCCGCGGATCTTAAGATAGCCAAAGGAGAGCTTGCGGCCAAAACCAAAGAGCTGAGCAACTTGGATAAGAGAGTAAAGGATCTTGAGCGAGATTTGGCGAGTGCTCGACAGGAGATAAGCACCCGTGTTTCGGAGGTTGGGGTCCTCAAGAACAGATTGGCCATTGAGACggaggacaaggccaaagcGGAAGAGGCCCAGCGTGGATCAGCGAAAGACTACAGACGTGCCGTGGCTGAGCAGGTTGAACTCAGCGCAAAagcagagaagctggagcGAGCActggagaaggccaaggacgaCTTGTCCAAGGCATCCGCACGGGTGACGGAGCTTGAGGAGCAGGCGCACAAGCTGAAGCGCGAGAAGGCGGCAGCCCAAGAGGAAACTGAGTTTAAGACGAAGCAGTACACTACGGCCCAGGGCCTGCTGAGCAGCATGCGAGATCAGCAATCCGAGATGACGGTCCAGCTTAGGGAGCAACAATCCCAGAATAGATccctggaggaggagcttggtGAAGTGCAGCATCTGTTGCAGGAACGCACCAGAGAGGGCGAGACAATGCGAAGGTTGCTCGAAGACTCGGAGCGGCAGGGAGAAGCCAAGCTTAGAGAGATGCGCAACCGAATCGAGACGGTTACTGCGGAGCAAGAGCGGCTCGAAGCAGAGGCGAGCTCCGTGATGAGAAAGAATGTCAAGCAAACGGCCGAGCTCAAGACTCAAGTCcgagagctggagagagaggtcAAGGACTTGCGCGCCGAAAAGGAAGAGCTCGAAGAGCGGGAGCGAACCTGGCGGCGCCGACGAGAGGAGCTCGAATCAATCGAGCTTCGGACGGAGACGGAGTCGACCGAGTTGCGGAACACCATCTCGTCGCTGAGAAGTGCATTGGATGCGTCTGAGCTGCAGGTTCGAGACGGAGAGAAGATCAAGGCAAATCTGCGCAAGGAATACGAatcgctgcagctgctgcacgaCAAGCTATCTAAGGAACTCAAGGCGGCGCAGACCAAGGTCGCAGCGATGGCATCGGGCGTAAGCGTAAACCAGTCGGGAACTTCGTCGGGCGTTTCGACATCGCGAACATCGATGGACTCGACGCGTACTGCTTCGACGACCGAACTGTCCGACATGGATTATCTCAAGACGATTCTGTTGCAGTTCCTGCAGCAAAAGGACAATCGGCTGAGAGCGCAGCTTGTTCCCGTCCTGGGCAAGATTCTTAAATTCGATAA GactgatgagaagaagtggATGACTGCAGTCCAGCACATTGAAGTGCGTTAA